The genomic window TTGATTTTCCTTGTTTTCAGCGGGGGGGGGGGGGGGGAAAACACACCTATAAAGCATAGTATAATTTTATCACTATGGGTATAAAAGTTGGCATTAACGGATTCGGTAGGATAGGAAGGTCCTTTTTTAGGGCATGCTACGGGTATGAGGAGATTGAGATAGTAGCGGTGAACGACCTGACAGATACGAAAACCTTGGCACACCTCCTAAAGTATGACTCGGTGCATGGCAGGTTCAATGCACATGTGGAAGCAAGGGATTCAAGCCTTGTGGTGGATGGAAAAGAGGTTAGAGTTTTCTCGGTAAAGGACCCAGCGGAGATTCCCTGGGGGGAGCTTGGTGTGGATTTGGTCATTGAGTCCACAGGAGCCTTCACAAGCAGAGAAAAGGCGGAGCTACATCTGAGGGACACGGTAAAGAGGGTCATAATCTCCGCACCTGCCAAAAATCCCGATGTAACTCTTGTTCTCGGTGTAAATGAGCATATGTATGACCCAGAAAAGCACAGGATAATCTCCAACGCATCTTGCACCACCAACTGTCTTGCTCCAACTCTTAAGGTGCTTCATGAAAAGTTTGGGGTGAAAAAAGGTTACATGGTTACCGTTCATGCCTACACCAACGACCAGAGGGTTCTTGACCTGCCCCATAAGGACCTAAGGCGCGCAAGGGCAGCAGGTGTAAACATCATCCCCACCACCACAGGAGCCGCAAAGGCTATAGGAGAGGTCATACCCGAGCTCAAGGGAAAA from Hydrogenobacter sp. T-8 includes these protein-coding regions:
- the gap gene encoding type I glyceraldehyde-3-phosphate dehydrogenase yields the protein MGIKVGINGFGRIGRSFFRACYGYEEIEIVAVNDLTDTKTLAHLLKYDSVHGRFNAHVEARDSSLVVDGKEVRVFSVKDPAEIPWGELGVDLVIESTGAFTSREKAELHLRDTVKRVIISAPAKNPDVTLVLGVNEHMYDPEKHRIISNASCTTNCLAPTLKVLHEKFGVKKGYMVTVHAYTNDQRVLDLPHKDLRRARAAGVNIIPTTTGAAKAIGEVIPELKGKLDGTARRVPVADGSLIDLTVIVERAPQSVEEVNRAFKEASENHLKGILQYTEDPLVSQDIVGNPHSAIFDAGLTQVIEDMVHVASWYDNEWGYSCRLRDLTLFVAEREPSLKA